CACCGGTTAGAAGGATTGAAGGAAGCAAATTTAAATATTGATGTCCCAGTTTCAATTTATACAAATTTGAGAATAGATCAGCAACAAGAAATTTTTACACGTATAAACTCAGAGCAAACAAAAATAAATCCATCGGTTACTATATACCAAGAGTCAACAGGAAAGTACAATACACCAAGAAAATTTGCAGCGAAAATAGCAATTTCATTCGGTGTTGATCGGAAATCTGTTTGGAATCAGAAGATAAAGATTGTTGGAAAAAAAGATATGTATTCTAAAAATGGAGTAATAAGTCTGAAATCATTTTATGAGCCAATCCTTGACTTTATTTATAATGACGATGACTATTACATTGTGCGCGAAAAAATTATTGAGAGTAATAATAGACCCAAATTAATAGATATTAACTATACTAAAGAGAAATATATATTTTGGGAGTTCTATGTAAAAGGAGACTCAGCATCAGTTTATAAAATATTAAATAATTTTTTTGATGCTTGTAAATTAATATTTCCTAAAGAATGGGAAGAAAAAAATAAAGAAAGTATTTTGCAAAAAACTACTGGATACTATGCTTTAATGTCTGTATTCAAAAAATTATATGTAAAAGGAATCTCTGAAGGTGATTTAAGTTTAAAATATTTTGAAAATATGATGAGTCCCTTGAATAATCTTGAT
The DNA window shown above is from Enterococcus sp. 4G2_DIV0659 and carries:
- a CDS encoding DGQHR domain-containing protein: MNFNKRKLLVFPLGQPIGNFYTTTMKSDELYSLSKADIMRIAEDEIDGLLYDGVQRELNQKKVKKIVKYLSQPDATFPNSIILNLNMNYFIKSYEENEKNYIEFIKDENTFSIIDGQHRLEGLKEANLNIDVPVSIYTNLRIDQQQEIFTRINSEQTKINPSVTIYQESTGKYNTPRKFAAKIAISFGVDRKSVWNQKIKIVGKKDMYSKNGVISLKSFYEPILDFIYNDDDYYIVREKIIESNNRPKLIDINYTKEKYIFWEFYVKGDSASVYKILNNFFDACKLIFPKEWEEKNKESILQKTTGYYALMSVFKKLYVKGISEGDLSLKYFENMMSPLNNLDGKINAKNYSSSGLQSSKKLYDEFAKWIFPDSELKEDFFD